Genomic DNA from Chiloscyllium punctatum isolate Juve2018m chromosome 43, sChiPun1.3, whole genome shotgun sequence:
GCTGTCATGAACGTCACCTCGCTGATCCCATGCCGTATCTCAGCTGCGTTGCTGtatttccaaacaacgtgctccacgAATCCGCGATGCAGGAAGCCTCACccgcgcaataaaacatttgacagggttagacgcacgacttgatcgccgtacccgtgatgactggtggatgttgtctgcagcaaatcaatcagtctcaattgttttcacaatcaaatgtaaaacatgaaatatatgcagtattaagcagacctggcacagtctcggaggagaaccagagttcaggcttcaattcaaatCATAGATTTgttcatgttattttcctggatctctgttaatacttgtcacacgacttccagagggaattcattcgcttgctcacctctcatgcatcgacactcgAGTTATCATATCTCCAGCAACAGCATAGAGCCATTAATACAACCAAATTACTGCATTGCTGGAATCATCGTTTTCGTAGAAAAGGCCAATATACAATTCATGATGCCAGAAGTGAAAGATGGAGATATTTATTGGAAAGGGGATAAAGCAAGTGATATTCAAGACATTTGGGGGATGTGGGAAGCTGGGGTGTTTACGATGTTCAGTTAAGCAAGACCATCTAAGTCTGAGCTGAACAATACCGTGATATTTGATGAGTCTCAGGATGAGGTGTTAGTAAGACAGTGGCAGTAGAAAGACAGTGCTCCACAAACTTTGAGAAGTGAAGCAATGTTATTAGGGGAGCAGGAAGTGATGCTGCAAATAGAGAGAAATCCATTCCTGCCAACCTGGTAGAGTGTACCAGGCTCTGCACTACATGTAGCCTTACTGGTAAATAAAGGATATCAATCTAAAGATTTAGGCCCTATGGCCAGGCATGTAGAAGGCAATTAGGGAATGGTCTATGCTCACGACTGGAGTTTGAGAATCCAGGGATGGCAGCTATATTAATACACTTGCGTGCTGCACTTGTCAGGGAATCCAAAGGAAGCCAAGGTAACAACCGAGCGGAGCATtccagtgacagtggaggaatgTGATCAATATGGTAATGAGCAATTGGATACATTATCAGGCAATTTGTGGTCGCAACATGATAAAAATGGGGGGAGAGTGAAATCAGCTGGGCCAGTGGAAATAAGATTGAAAGCAGGAGCTGGGGCAGTAGTAACGTTTATGGCGAATGAAGATACCTGAAGGGTTGGTATACCGTCGGAAATCAGCTCAGAGAATGGGTCTGCCTTCATTCAGAAGGTAGTTAATTTTATGCTGCATTCTTTGAAAATCAAGCAGAGGTTTGGATGCGTATATCATACCCAGTCACAGGGTATAGTGTAAataattcatgggacattgacagccaAATGAAACAACATATGCAAAACCACCAAACTTAATTGGATTGATGTGCTGCCGCTGGCTTTACAATCTAACACTACATGAGACGCTCACACCGCTTGAGATGCTCACAGGTAGACCTATGCCAGTGCCCAGGTGGAGAGGCCCACACAAAGGGCTTAGCTTGGAGCAGTTCAACTCAGAACTTAAGCAATATATACAGCAGCAACCTATGATACATGAGACTATCCACCTGCTGAAAATACAGAGGGAACTGACAGCTGTCAACGAGGAAGGACTTAGTAAGCCCGGGGATTGTGTGTACGTGCGGGTTTTTCGAAGATGCTGAAATGATTCGAGGAGAGAGAGAACTTTCTTCGTGATTAAGGCACCATCTACCGCCATCCAAGTGGAAGGACGACACATATGGTACCACCTTAATCATTGTACTAAAGCTCTCTCACCGGCACAAATTAACTCTAACACTGAGTTAAGTGGAGGTGAGGCTGAAAAACATGGACACGAGTAGGACACACAGGAGGCTAGTACACCTCCACAGGGTTCTGAACAAGGTACAGGTGAAGTTCTTGGGAATCCTGATCATTCCAGAAATGATACTTATGGAGGTGTTGAGAACAGTCCCCCTGGCAGCAAGGATGGGGAAGACACGGGGGATGCCCCTGACAACCACCTCTTTGAAGCCAGGCCGGCATAATCAGACTTGGCGACCATTAACTTGGCAGACCTGGACAGGTAATGCCAGGGTTACTTTGCTGCCCTAGCATGGGTATGCGCCCGTGACAATCACTGGTATCAATGCGCAAACGAAACGGTCGTAGTAATGGCTAGACAGGACTGCTTCTTGTGTACTAATTTAACCCCCCTCATGCTATGTTGTCCATATGCCCTTTAACTTGAGCATCTGTACTGAATGGCGTTTGCCGCACTCTAGCCGACCGCTTTATCCGAATGATTCATCAACTTACGGGCAATCCCATTGCCCCATTTTGGTGCCTGCTACTTCAGGCCACTACATTCTATCAGCAGGATGACGTGGGCTGGCAGCAACCCCAATGGTAGTGTTGATATAGTACCCCGTGGTTCACCAGTAAGACTAATTACATGTTTCCCGAGGCTGCTTTCAGGAAACGGGAAGGGTTGATTTCTGAAAGCTTTAAGTTAAATGGCTCCACACTGGTATTCTTCGTTGTGGGTCTTTGCGTGAATACAATTCAAATGGAGGTGGAGACCACATTTGGGGCTGTTTTAATTTCTCAACGTGTCCCACTGACAGATACTTACTGGCTGGGAGGTAAGAAAGTAGGGTTGCGCATGACGCTGCACACTGACTGGAGTGGCAGCTTTGCCCGTGCAATGCTCTGACACGAGGTTGTTATATCGCCACATGCAGCTTGACGCTACGTTTCAGTCACCGAATCAAGCGACGTATGTCCCTGATCCAACAATTCAGATTGATATTATAGGACAGCCAAGAGGTATTCCTAACAAGACTAAGGCCCGCAATGAGATTGCCGCGGGCTGGGAAGCTCTTATCCCAATGATAGGGAATAGCAACAATGCTGAATGGATTAATTACGTTTATTgcaaaaagcagagatttatcaaTTATACTGATGATGCCGTTGTGCCCTTCGGAGAACAATTGGATGCTACCACTAAAATAACATGACAAAACAGACAGGCCTTAGATTGGCAACAGGAAAAAAAAGGCGGAGTTTGTGTGATGTTTGGGGAACAATGCTGTACCTTGATACCTAACAACACTAGCCCTGGAGGATCTTTGCCTAAAGCAATGGAAAAAGTAATCAATCTAAGAAGCGAGATAAAATTAAAAACAATGCGGGGTTTGGTCATCAGGCTTTTGATGGACTGAATACTATATTTGGTTCTTGGGGAGCATGCTTTGTCAAGATTGGTCTTACTGTAGGtgcagttttgcttgttgttgccTTCATCTTTTGTTGTTCTCCGCCTTTTATTAAGTCATTTTTAGTTCGCGTCACTGCATGACAACTTGTGGTCATTTCAGTTACCCCTGGAAAAGTTTACTCCTCTGGTGGAACCTCACTGTTCGATGGTTATGATCTAATAACTGCCACAGTGCAAGGAATATGTCCACGTGGGGACATCAATGATACTTCTGAAGATCGTCGTGCGGATCCAAGATTGTGAGGGATCTTGGGTATTGTTCCTGTTGTGGTTATTGGAGGGCAGGCTTTTGGCCCAACTGACCTCAGGAATGGAGGAAGAACCCTTCAAATTTCAGATTCCGAAAATTATTTTGTCCATGTTGGGATCTGCATTTCTGATATTGGACATATGAGAGGCTAAACTTCTTGTCTTCTTTCCATGGGGGGGGACCAGTAGGTCTCAAAGGGGggaatatggaaaataaagagcatcTGTATTCTGTGGAAGGCAGGGGCAGGACgggataaccatagtggaacattcttacaccaattagcagagaaAGGTTAAGGCTGAAATTTCACTACGGCAAGATCGGATAACACAAGTAGTAAAGCACGTTTCTCTGATAAGTGTTCTTATGACCAGATTGGGActataaatatttgggacatgacaacAAAATAGCTAATTAATAGTTACCAGAGTGAGCTTGAGACAGGAGATTATTGTAACAGATGGAATAGttaaatatctatcatgatagGTTATTCAGCAATTGAAGATCACTGTAGCAGCGTTACCAATAAATATCTAACGGTGACATTAGAACAACGTTAAGTAGAATATACGACTTAGGTGATAATGAGAACTAACaacactggtttattgtgtaccTAGAGCGAGGTACTTGATTAacatagttggacatgctgataatcaaacagaaacatgattaaaaatatataaaattccaCGGAGCCTGAGGTCTGTGGGCTTTCAAGAATCAGCTTTCTcggtgtcacggttttttgtttgcaaaaaaaggcctacttcttgaagaactctctccGCCTTCTGGTGGTTCTCTGTATTTTCTCCAAAacagtgttcgacaaggttcctctaCTGCTAAGCCACAGACTTTAAAGCAAGAATACAGGCTACTCAGCCTCtttcccatagctcaaaccctccaaccctggcagcatccttggaaatcttttctgaaccctttcaaatattGTTGTCAAACATCtcaatttcagtaaggcgtttgataagattctccacagtaggctatcacagaaaatatggaggcatgggattgagggtgatctagcagtttggatcattaattggctgtaagaagacagagggtggtggttgatgggaatttTTACATCCcggagttcagttactggtggtgtactgcaaggatctgttttgatgcCCCTGCTATTGATCAGttttataaatgatgtggatgaggGTTTAGAAGCCTGGGTTAGTATATTTGCGGATGCCATTAATGTTGGTGGAGGTGTAGATCGTGCCAAATGATGCTGTAGATTACagtgagacatagataagctgcagagctgggcagacaGGTTACAAATGGAGGTTAATGCGGAAAACTGAGAGGTGATCCACTTTAGAAGGAGGAACAGAAATACATAGTACTGAGCaaatggcaagattcttggcagtgcagatgagcagacaGTGTCCATGACAGAGacctgaaagtttccacccaggttgaAGGGTTGTTAACATGGCATACGTGTGTTAGCTTTTGTTAACAGAggtattgagttttggagccatgagatcatgttgcagctgtaaacatctctggtgtggccacacaaGGAGTACTGCGCACAGTTCTGCTCGCTGCATTGCAGGAAGGATAAGCTTTGAAaatggtgcagaggatatttatgAAAAaggtgcctggtatggagggaaggtcttttgaaGAAGGCTGAAGGACTTAATGCTGTTTTCCTCAGAGAGaaaaggtgacttgacagaggcacacaagatgatcagtggaataGATAGGGCAGACAGTGAGAGCCGTTTTCCTCGGATGGTAATTGCTAGCACAAGGTGCCAtagtttaaactgaggggtgatacgTATCGGCCAGATATCAAAGAtagattctttattcagagagtagtaagggcatggaatgcctgcctgcatctgtacaggactcGCCAATTTTAAGTCTGCTTGATGCAGTATTCCGATGGGGAACATTCTCTACACCTGAATGGGTATTCTACATCACACCTTCTGATATGAAACCCGGTATTCCCCACTGCAGCCAGCTTTTCCCGGATTTCCTGGTGTCTGCTCTGATCTGAATCATGTGCAAATAttttactgaaaacaaaatacaTGTGAATGTCTGGTTCAGTCCATATGTCCCGAAATGGGGAACTTTGCATGGCAGGGATGATCTCACAATTCCCCGTGTTACTGAAACAGTGATCTAGACATGGGCTGTAGGTGGTGTAGAGAATGATACAGCCCACTGGCTGGTTATTGTGCTGGGTTCTGTTATTCAGCAGAGTTTGGAAAAGCTGATCCGCGGTGCGGTTCCTGTTGATCTGGGCGGGGTTCAGCAATTTACTTTCTGGGCAACGACTGCCGCTGTTCGGGAAGACAGCGAGGTAACTTCCAATTTGGGAGTTCAGGAAAACGTTCACATCGTGGGTAATGAAAGGATGTCTTGATCTGCTGAGGTTCAAGTCTACATGTCTGTTGGTGTTTCTGCACTTGGAAGCAGGTAAAGCCACCAGGAAGGCGAAGTGCCCTCTTCCAGAATGGGTTACCTGGTGCCCAGCTGCTATGCGGAACCTGAAAGAGGGAAATTCAGGGTGTGAGTCAGGGAATAGACTTTGAGTAAAGCATTCTCTTTGCAGTGTCAGTGGGCCCAGTTTGAGATGAGTTACTTGGAGCAATGCGCATCATATTAAAGAAAACGGGAAACACTGCAATTCACATTTCAAGTTCTTGCATGATAGGGTCAATGTTGATTTACTCTGTATCCCTATCCCATCGTTGGAGTAAATTCTGGGATCAGTGAGAGGTTGAAAGAGAGATTCAGGATAACTGACAGAGAGCAGAACAATGTTATTTATGTTTGTACAAATCCTCCTGCAATGACTCAGAGAATGCCACAAGCCTTCTTGATAGCTCGCTCTAAATTCATTTTAAGTTACTTTGACCGATGCACTACTTGTTGCAGCATGATACACGGGATGGTTAGAAATAAATAGAGacgggaagagagaaagagagagagagaatgagagctaCAGGTGCAATCAGTGGGAGCTGGAGGTAGGGAGAATCCTGGAAGAATTGTTAACCGGAAAAATGTTTGTGGCATACAGAGACAAACAGAACAAAAGACTTTCAGACTGACAGGAAATGGGAATAAAAGCAAAGGAggcagagggagacaaagggaacCTGAGAGGTGTATGAGATGATTCAGTAAACAGTAAAATGTTGCCTGTGTTTGGGATTTAGACTTTCTCTTCAAAGCTCACTCCGATGTATTTCACTCCCTCCTTTATTTCGGGGTCAGCGGGTGCTATCAATTTCACTGTTAGAGATATGACCCCGGGAAATCAGGTAATAGTTTCCCTGGAAGTCCCTTCCTCTAGGAGTAATGAGAGTCCTGGTCAATAGGTTCAGACTTATTTCCCACAGCCACAGAGCACGCCCTATACCTGCCGGGTCCTCGCCATTTATTACCAGCCTGCTCCAGGCAACCAGGCTCTGATTTGACCTCAGATTGAGCACAGCCCCCAGCGTGGAGAGATGGTTAGGTAAGATCTGTTTCACTGACACCTACCGCTGGACAATGCCAGTCAAGGCACGGTTGTCCAGTACAGCCGTATCTGACATGGGGATTGTGAGCAGCACCAACAGGAACTGGTAGAGTGTCCGCATTTTGAGATTTGTCAGCACACTTTCACCGAACTATAGGGAAAACACAAAAAATCTGAAAAGGATGAAAAAAACAACTTATTCAATTTATACTACATTGGCAAGAGCGTGTAAGATATGCAAGGACACACATGTCAGCAAACAGAAAATGTCTGTCTACCGTCCTAGCTGGTGCTTGCCAAGTAATTAAGCAGAAGTTCTGATTATCTCCCATGGGTATGATTTGCAGGTGAAGGTTGGAGTTTCTTCCAGGAGTTATAGGGTATAGCTCCTGGAAGGGTGGATGGGTGGAGGAGATGTGGAGGGACACCACTGGACATTGAGAGACAGGGTCAGCgctggacagtgagagagggagcacgGGACAGTGAGAAATAGGGAGCGCGGGGCAGTGAGTGAGAGGAAGCGCTGAACagtaagagagtgggacagcgctggacagtgagagagagggacagcgctgTACAATGAGAGGGAGCGACATCGCtatacagtgagagagagggaggacaggacagagagaaagagtgagggcgggacagtgagtgagagggagcgcTCGATagtaagagagtgggacagcgctggacagtgagagagaggcacagcgctggagagtgagaaagggacagCGCTGGATAGTGAGCGAGAGGGAATgctggacagtgagagagagggaatgctggacagtgagagagagggacagtgctggacagtgagcgagagggaatgctagagagtgagagagagagagacactgctgCACAGTGAGCGAAAGGGACAGATCtggacagtgagcgagagggaaTGATGGAAAGTGAGCGAGAGGGACAACGcgggacagtgagcgagagggagcgcTGGACAGTGAAAGGAGGAGCGctagacagtgagagagagggaatgcgggacagtgagcgagagggacatcgctgaacagtgagagagagggacagcgcggGACAGTGAGCGAGAAGAACAACGCTGGACACTGAGTGAGAGGGACAGCACTGGAtagtgagcgagagggagcgcTGGACAGTGACAATGAGAGAACGctggacagcgagagagagagaacgtgggaCAGCGAAAAGAGTGCAGGACACCGAGCAAGAGAGCAAATGTGACAGCAAGCAAGGGAGAGTGCAggacagcgagcgagagagagcacagaACAGCGAGAGTGAAAGTGCGGGAAGATGAGCGAGAGCACGCATTGGACAGCAAGTctgagagagagtaggacagagagagagcgtgacagagaggtacaggagaagagagaggggagacagcaagacagaaggaggaaacagcgagagagggggacagtgtgtgtgtgagagggagagagggagattgagggagggagggaggtacaGATAGAGAAGTAGTGAAAAGGACATATAGAAAGAGACACAGCGGGAGACAGAGCAAATgcagacagcaagagagaaaaagagactgaaagcgagagagagggacggacagctagaaagaaaggaagagacagcaatagagggagggtgggacatccagtgggagagagagaaagagggacacgccagagagagagagagagagcgacagccagagagagagagagagggagagggtgacagagagagcgagacagtgggagagaagaagagacagtgtgtgtgacagagagagagaggggaatagcgTTGTGCAAGAGAGCAGtgaaagaaagagatagagagaatgaatgaatgagtgagaaaGTGAGGTAGAGAGTCGCAGAGATCGGGAGCTGAAGAAAAATGGTGATAGAGGGAGATACAatgggagagggggagatagtgatagagagaaagatggggagagaaagctgggggagagaaagggaaagagatacATAAAGTGAGAGACAGATAAAGGtagtcagagagaaagagatagtaacagagagaaagaaacagatatacagagagatatggagagatctaggcagtgagggagacagagatacagtgaaagaGAGCGACTCGgatagggacagagacacagtgaaagagagatactcggacagagacagagtcagagtAGGTAAAAAAAGCAGGaagatgagagagaaagtgtgtgtgagagagagactggcagagATAGCGGGAATGTCTGAGAATCAGTGAGCTAGAGAAAgatagtgtgagacagagagagacgacaTTAGAGACAAAGCTAGgaaagaaagacagtgagagacagcagacagagagacacagatggagagaaaatgagagaaacaaggcagatggagagacagagtgataatGACAGAGACAGATAGACTGAGTTATATAAAGTGTGAACGAacaagagagagagtcagcgtgtgAGAGATCGAGATAGTGAGAATGACAGACCAAcacagggaagagagagaaggggtgagggagacaatatcaaatggagacaggcagagagagacagaaaagattcaccaatCTGAACCACCGCTTCTCCGAGCTAATTCATGACTCTGCCCTTGAGTCCTCAATTGACGTCACTGTCTCTGTTGGCCCACTCCTTCTTTTGATTTGGCCAGACACTTATGTGTTGCAAAACAACCATCTCGGCCAGACGAACAACAAACAACCAGCCACCTCTTGCGTCAACGGGGATTGAAAGCAAAATGCAGACGATAGTTTCGATTGCAGTTGTATATTTCTTTCCTTCTGAAACAGACGATTTCTATAACCTGGtacctggttccagactccctcgAAAGAAATACGTTTATTCGTCGTCCAAACATTCAATGGAAATAATCATGTCTTTGTCAGAAGGCAAGTACTGAAGAAATAGTTTTATGCTGATCTCTCCACTGGAAGCACAACCTTCCCTTATACGATCACCGATACTGTACACTTTACTCAAAGGCACAAGCCAGCTGACATCTGGCAAGTAGACAAGCTGACAGTGAAGCAATGCCTCCCCACTGCTCCTGATAATGCGACAGTCTGTATACTCTGTAGTCTGGTTAGCTTCCATTTAAATCAAAGATTTTAATGATTTCTTCATTTGTAACAAATTTGAGTAGCAAACATGAGCAAAAGCCTAAAAAGATCTAATCATGGAATCCAGGGCTAGGTAAAGAGTGTTGTTAATTAAAGGACGAGGTGTACAAAGCTgatggtgggtgggagggagagttttCTGAAGCAGTGGTAATATATTAATtgtataatatatatataaagcTGACGTTAAACCCCGGGCCTGGAGACTCAGAATAGTTTCTAATTCAGTAAAGGGAGGGAATAACAAAATAATGCCTTGTGAGAGAAAACACCATGAAATTAAACTAGTGAGAGATATAAATGTGTTTGCAACAGCTTTCTGCAGGTAAAACAAAATGTGATCACGAAAGTCAAATATGTGCCCTCGATTGGCAGCAGAAGAAAAGCTGCAATTGGGACAAAGTAAACAACAGAGAAATTAAGATGATATTATTGCTTTCTTTCTCAGAGACAAAATTTCACTAAGCTTCTCAACAATACAACAGACACGATACCCTCGTCAAAATGAGGAGATAGACGAACTGGTCATTCATGAACagaagtagaacatagaacatagaaaagtacagcacagaacaggcccttcagcccacgatgttgtgctgagtatTAATCCTAATCTCAAACAAAATCACCTAACCTACGCAcgcctcaattcactgctgtccatgtgcatttccagcagtcacttaaatgtccctaaatacttgctttcaccaccaccactggcaactcattacatgcattcacaactctttgcATAAAAACTTACCTGTGACATATCCTATATACtttcctcctaacaccttaagaatatgacccctcgtgccagtcaatcctgcgtCGGGAATAGTCTCtagctatcgactctatccatgcctctcattatcttgtatacctcaattagctcacctctcttcctcctcctctccagagagaaaaatcgGAGCTTAGTCAATCTCTCTTCGGAAGCCAAGCCCTCCTGtccaggtaacatccttgtaaaccttctttaTACCTTtgccaaagcctccacatctttcttataatagggtgatcagaactggacacaatattccaagtgtggtctcaccagggttttgtcgagctgcagcaaaacctcgcggcatTTAAAGTCGATTCccattaatgaaaaccaaaacaccatatgttttccTAATAACCCTACCCACCTCGGTGTCAACTTTGAGGCATTCACCCACTTGAACagaaagatccctctgttcctccacactgccaagaatcctgtctttaatcctatattcagcataaagtccgaccttccaaaatgtatcacttcgcattcatccaggttgaactccatctgccatttcttagcccagctctgcatcccgtCAATGTCGtgctgtagcctgcaacagctctCGATaatatcaacggcacctccaacctttgtgtcattggccaatgtactaacccacccctcaacctcctcatccaggtcatttataaaaactacaaagagcagaggccaagaacagagccctgggGGACCCCACGCCCGACTGATCTCCAGGAAGCATACCTTCCATTCACataaactctctgccttctgtcagccaaccaattctgaatccagagagcCAACTCTCCCTGCATACCTTAACTCCTGACCTTATCaatgagcctaccgtggggaaccatatcaaatgccttgtagTACTGGAGAAAACAATGTAATCATGGAATCTGAAGATCAGCATCTTTGAATCTGCAGATTATTGGTTGTAGTGATACTGCATAATCGTACATATGTTGCTGGTTATCTTTCCAAATTCTGGAAACTTTGGAATCATTGCTGCAGATTCTATGATGTTGGTATAGCATCAACCCCAGTGAAATATCAGAATGTCTTGAAAACGATGGTGTAAGTGGACGCTTATAAATAAAATGGTCTGATAGGATGGAGTCAACACGAGTTTATTAAGACAAACATTGTTTCACAAACTCGATAGAGCCCCGTCTTTGGAAGAATTAACTGGCAGAATGCATACAATGCAAATAGTGAGGGTCTGGTATCCAGAAGGTTAGAGTGTGTAACTGTAGCTAACAATCTGGTTAGCAGTCAGCATAGTTTAGTGGCCAGCAAGCAAATAATAGGAATATGTAGGCCATTCCCGGATTAGCTTGCTGTGACCAGAATGCTTGCAAAAGGACCAGTCTTTTCACACCAACCATCCCCAATCCATATGCATGGTGTGAATTTTGTCACCAAATGTACGATTTACAAGTTGGCTAATGATGTAAAGTGAGAATGCAAGTTTCGAGGTGAGCATAAAAAGCCAATAAATGATTAATACAAGCTAAGTGTGGAGGAATGAAAGTGTGGAAAATGCAAACC
This window encodes:
- the LOC140466529 gene encoding uncharacterized protein codes for the protein MRSDTFWKFGESVLTNLKMRTLYQFLLVLLTIPMSDTAVLDNRALTGIVQRFRIAAGHQVTHSGRGHFAFLVALPASKCRNTNRHVDLNLSRSRHPFITHDVNVFLNSQIGSYLAVFPNSGSRCPESKLLNPAQINRNRTADQLFQTLLNNRTQHNNQPVGCIILYTTYSPCLDHCFSNTGNCEIIPAMQSSPFRDIWTEPDIHMYFVFSKIFAHDSDQSRHQEIREKLAAVGNTGFHIRRCDVEYPFRCRECSPSEYCIKQT